gttcgtattttgaaaattattatgttataactggacatttggatattgttgattgtgacttgctgtttctatgtgttgtcttttcttatatgggcattctattttgaaagaggacttttagctatacatactagtgctattcgacagtactaacgtcctttttgccgggggtgctgcatctttaatggatgcaggtgcttCTACATCAggtgacattgatcagtgatagcaatacactcttttcagctgatttggtgatccctacttcatttcggggtcatgtatcttttgtttcttatgtactttgttttgaggtatagctggggacttgttgccggtatttccatattactcttctattgtacttagaggctccgtagacaagttgtgagttgtggttgatgttggggaaCTGAATtagaaatattggtatttggaaatcatatttttcattatttctataaactcgtaatattttgaaaattatgaatggagctgctaatgggaatgaaaaggaagttgttaataaaatctttttagtgtttgattaatggagtacaccTCCTATTTATTTATGGATGAGTTTAGGTAAAAgaaaatctagcaggcttgctcggcaggttctctcggttgagcgccggtcgcgctcctcgagtttggggcgtgacagtagcTTCCTTAGTAGATAAGCTAAGGATCATTTTGTGTTAAAACCTTATTggaatatatttgtaattatttggctAGCTTTGAGATGTTGCTAATTTACTCTACTACAACTAGGAATGATGATCCCAATCCCAATGGGACATCTAGTTTGTGCGATGCTTCTATTACTCCTAGGAATGGTGATCCCGATACAAGATTTATTTCTCGCGATTGTTGTTGAGATATTTCTATCATTATAGTttaagttatttaaatttggtcTCAGTTGGTTAGAGGTTACCCAGATGGCTGCAATTATATTATTTGAATTGGTTTTGATTTTATCAGCAGTAAGCGTTCTGCTCTTTCTACTCGAGACCAAGGGGCTTGAACTTGTTAATCATGTCTCTTTGTGGAAAGTTGTATACCAATTATTTATTGTGTTAATATAATTTTTTGAATATGGAGCTCTCTAAGTCATGTTGGTACTATTTATACTATAATTACGTGTAAAGGTGACTTCAACTTTACGTGTAAAGGTAACTTCAACTTAAATTCTTTTTCTGCTGTGTTTTGTGGGAATTACACCTTTGTTTACAAAATTATTATGAATTTAACTTGTGTGAGCCATCATAACTTGATGACTTATAACAATAGGTGAGTAGTATAAACTGTAGTAATTTTAATTTGGTAATCTAAGGAATgaagtaaataaaatattataactGGTTAAAATTTACTGGCAGTGTAAAGTCTTCTTGTACTATCAATATATACAAATTAAATCATTCATCGAGCCAATGCATTTCCTTTCTCTTGCCTGTGAGATCATTGTTCGGATTTACACAGTATTGAGGCATTCACTGACCACAATTACAGTAATTAGCAACAAACATGAAAACTAAGACTTGATGGTACAGTGCAAAAACTCAGATGCAATAATACTAGATCTTATGCTTGGCTCTTCTAGGCTTAATTAGAACAAGCCAAAGAACAAAGAAAACAACTAGGAAAGCAGGTATCATATATTATCATGTCAAACTCGACTTTAACATTCCTCTGCCGGGTGCAATGTTTGATTGGAGACTGTCTAGAGTAGTATCAACATAATTTACGAACCTGCATAATAGATAAGATCTTTTTAGCAAGCAAATGGAGAGAAACACTTGTTGAGTGAAAAGTGAAGACACTTTTGCATGCCAAATTAAAGTTGCTTAATGTTTGCTAAGCATCATCCTCAGTAAAATATCATATACACTTGTGGCTCCCATATGCAGTGAAATAAAGTATTCAATGTACTATCTCAAATTGGTTACACATGTAAGTACAAGACTAACAATAAGGATGTCATCAGGTAGGGGGTAAGTGCAGTGCAGCACATCAGTGATTGTCACACAACAAACAAAAGATGCTAACCCTTTTGCTGCATCCTCTAAGGTATGGAGAAGTCTCAAGGCATCCATATAACACAGTTCCCCACTGACAGTTGAAATCTAGGAGGGACccataacatgaaataaattggCTAGAAGGTTTCATAACCAGGCTAAATTTAAGACAACGAGAACCAACAAGATCAAACTATTTCTGAAAAATATCGTTTTAACTTATGCAGCAAATGCATATCAATGAGATTGAAATAAGAAACAAATCCTTTCACACAGAGGCAGAGCCAAAATTTGAATCTTTTGGGTTCTGAACTTGTCACTGAATCCATAGCTAGTCTTGTTTACTGGGTTCACAATTAGATATCCATACAACTTTAATGaaatttttaatacaaatacaagatcTAAGCAAAATTACTGGGTTCGTCCGAACCCATAAGTAATGATCTAGCTCCGCTTCTGATTCCATAGAGGTTGGAATGATAGTGCACCAAGTGCTATTTATCTCGCAAAACAATTGAGAAAAAGGTATTTGGCAAAACATTGTAAAAACTGTAAATCACGAACTCTTCCCCACAAGCTAACAACATAATTGTATTTGTTCACCAGCTCACGCTCATGGATTTTGAAGAGCTTAAAAGTTTGTTCTGCTTTCGAAGATTAAGTATCCACAAAGAGAAACTCTGTTAAATGGGCAATTACGAAGAACAACTTATATGTAAAAACGTTAGCAACTGTTTCTGATCGGTAAGAACATCATCAACTAACTTAGGAAGAAAATTTTTTAAAGCTAGTTGTCCGTTGTTCAAACCAACAAAAGATCACTCAATATTTTATGTACAATTGACTTGCAGAGAACATTGTATTATGCAGAAGAAGTGATAAAACCTATTAACACCAAAGGCCCCTATTCACCATTCAAACAGATAAAATATACTATCTTTTATGCACTCTGCTGAAGACAATTTGCAAAACCTTCTAGTGGAACATATCCAATGAAACCATTCACAAAAACGACAAATTATGctgtgaaaataatattttacttgtACTCATCAAAATAGACCATTCATAAAGGATACATGTCCGCTCCATAACAAGGCGGTGAACATTCGAACTGACCAATTGAATGGACTCTTCACAGAGAAGTCAATACATAGTTTCGAGCAATAGTGTCTGAATGGAATTTGGAGATATGCCAGCCTTGGGAAGTGATGGATAAAGGGTTTCATCCAACTGACCAAATCCAGTCCTGTTGAAAGTGTGATGAGAATAACACAAGTAACTAGGAGAAACAAGAACTTAAATTACCAGCTTTTGTCTCAACATAAAATGTTAAACCCAACTTACGTTACCACTTCTGGCTCAAGGTAAAACATTAGGTTAAAGAATAAGTAACACATTAAAGAGTGTAAAGTACTCTCTTATTATCTATATTGCATTCTCATAAGTACATTATTTAAAAGGGGtccccaaaaataaaaaagatacaATAAAACAGAAACTTTAAATTAATGAAAGTCACATATAAGCTTCAACTTTGAGTGGAAATAATAGAATTATATAGGATTaggtttcttctctttcttttcttaacACCATCAATGATATGTTTATCCTCCTCGGAGTCTTTCAAGTTATCCAATGAGACATCAGCAGATCCCTGTATATTTTTTTGGAAAAGAAAAGTTACATATCTATTTAACATGTCCAATTTTAAAGTTTGAAAAAGGAAAGTTTATTTACGTATCTATTAAACTCTAAATCAACTTACCTTTTCTTTAATAATTCCTTTTGTCTTTTGCTTTTTTGGTTCATTTTCAACCTCCAATAAGTCTCTCCCCTGCAAAACCAACAGAAATAAAACTTATTTACAGAGTACACATTAATGTGGATCACAAATTAAAATAACCTAAATTATAATACCTTTTTCTCTATCCTTGATTCGTATTGTAATTTTAAATTCTCTTCTGTAATGATAACCTGTGATATTATAACCTGTGATATTATAAAATTATCAAGCCCCTCTTTCAAATTATAATTGTTTAATCTTAGCTTGAAAATAAAATCTTTTCTACAAAGGCATTGAATTTTGGACAGCTACAACAGTGTAGATTCTTTAATGTTGTCATATGACCGAGGAGAGCACTGTTGTCCCATCTTAACATGAACCATTACTTAACTTGTAGATTCTTTCAGTTCTGGAATATAATAAGCCACGTAGGGCACATAACACGTGAAAGCATTCTTTTATATCTATACATATAGATAAATAGACCCTATTAGGCCCCGTGTGAGGCACGACCTTCATATATCGTATAGATAAACAAGACTCTATTGGGCCTCGTGCGAGGCACGACCTTCATATATCATATAGATAAATATACATAATGGTAACTTAACAAGGTTCTTGTTTCTTAACTTCTGGAACATGTTCATTACTTATTAAAGTAGTTATCTATGTGAAAAATTCCTTGATATAAGTATGTTACAGATCCTTCATATAAAGAAATCTAAACACTTTGACAACACTAGGAATTCTACGAAATTGTACGAAGGCTCAGATACTATAGGATCAATTTCAGATGAAGGGAGATAAGGGATATCAAGTATATGAATGAAAGCTTCATGACATCTAGTTCTTTAGCAATTCGTTTAGGAGGAAACATGTGATATGGAGTCATGCCAAGGAAACGGAAACAAGATAGCCATTACATACTTACTACCCTTATGACCCTTAACACAAGACCGTCAGAGTCTGAACACATATATGATCTGTTGAAATCGTAAAGTTGTGGGCGCACATGCCTTAACATATAAAGTATAAGTTTCTCATGAAAAGGAGTCTAACATATCGACAAACATAAGGAACTCTATATTGTACTATAGAAACTTGACACTTATAAAGAGACTAGACAGTCTAAACATAATGCATAAGGTGATGGGTCCATCCCATGTGTAAGGAAGACGTCTTCCTTTGGCTTTAAAATGTCAAGCCAACTAAAAGAATAGTAAGGAAGATTTTATGGCAAATATTTCCTTGGTTTCACAATGAATATTTGACTCTTGCCAAGCTCATGACATCAATGAAGCAATTCTAAACATTATAAATAAGTGTGTTGGTCTCATTATAAaatacaccaacaaagagagaaagaaagagtgatcAGGCATCACAGACttggtataagaaaatagtatataagaaaaatagagagtgagtgaTATTGTAGTAACATGataatatcaaaagagggttatttcttttgagtgttgtagtggtctttggagtattttactcgaacctacaaagtgtaaaattccgtGTTATAATGAATTAGTTGCTTCTCTCGAGGCCGTGATTTTGTTCCTTATTCAAAatggttttccacgtaaaaaatcttggtgtcgttgtcactcttttattcttgctaATTAcagtatctcggtgctacgttattattctgCTTTTATTACCGTAAATATTATTTCTGTGGGAGTTTATTcctaacaactggtatcagagcacaggttTTGCTCGTTCACAGAAACACTATTCACTATCGATAGTACTATGCTTGGTGAAAAACAAAAATGTtcggagtaaagtacgaggtaacaaaatttaacggagatagcggtttctcaatatggcaaagaaggatggGGGATCtactcatccaacaaggattacacaaagTACTAAATGCTGATGCCAAAaagcctgataccatgaaagctgaggattagactgacttggatgaaagggctgctagtgcaatcaagttgcacttatcagatgatgtggtaaataacatcattgatgaagacaccgcatgtggcatttggacaaggttggaaagcctatacataTCCAAAACGTtgacaaataaattgtacctgaagaagtAGCTATACGCCCTACACTTGGGTGAAGGTGCtaattttttgtcacatttaaatatGCTTAACGGACTAATCACATAGATCGCCAACCTCGGAGTGAACACCGAGGAAGAATATAAAGTCAACTTGGTTTTGAACTCTTTTCCATCTCCGtacgataatttggcaacaaccatcctgcacagtaagactaccattgagttgaaagacgtcacatcggctcttctacttaataagaagatgagaaagaagcctgaaaatcaaggactGACTGTCATAgcagaaggtagaggcaggagttatcaaaggagttcgagcaacaTTGGTACAAccggagctcgtgggaagtctaagaaccgatccaaatcaagagtcagaaattgctacaattttgatcaaccaggtcacttcaaaagagattgcccaaatctaaggaagggcaaaggtgaaagcAGTGGctagaagaatgacgacaacacaaccgccatggtgcaaaacaatgataatgttgtcctctttataaataatgaagaggaatgcatgcacgtGTCAGGTCTagagtcggaatgggtggttgatacaacagcatcttaccatgccacaccgatAAGAGAAATCTTTTGtagatatgtagcaggtgattttggaacggtgagaatgggtaacacaagttactcaaagattacggGGATCAGTGACATTTGTATAAAGACATATGTCGGAAGCACATTGATTCTAAAGGACGTGCGGCATGTACCTGATTTaaggatgaacttgatctcgagAATTGCTTTAaaccgagatggatacgagaactatttttcaaagaaaaagtggagactcaccaaaggatcattggtgattgcaaaggtAGTTACTCATGGCACGTTGTACAGGACAAGtgcagaaatatgccaaggtgaattgaacgcggcaCATGATGAGATTTCTGCaaatttgtggcacaaaagaatgggtcatataAGCGAGAAAGGATTACATATTCTTGCcaggaaatcactcatttcttatgccaaaggtacaacggtaaaaccttatgactactgtttatttggtaagcatcatagtctcatttcagacatcgtctgaaagaaaattgaatatacatgatttggtatattctgatgtttgtggtccaatgaaAATTAAATCGATgagcggtaacaaatattttgttacttttattgatgatgcttcacgaaaattatgggtttatattttgaaaaccaaagatcaggtgtttcaagtttttCAAAACTTTCATGCTttggtggaaagggagacaagCCAAAAGCTAAAACatctccgaagtgacaatggaggtgagtacacttcaagggaatttgaagagtattgttcgagccatgggatcagacatgaaaagacagttcctggaaccccgCAACACAATGGTGTAGCTGAGAGAATGAACCGCACCATTGTTGAGAAGGCGAGAAACATGCTTGGAATGGATAAACTGCttaagtcattctggggtgaagcgGTTTAGACAgcctgttacctgatcaataggagtccatcagttccatTGGCGTTTGACATCctagagagagtttggaccaacaaggaggtgtcctgCTCGTATTTGAAGGTGTTCGGTTGTAGAGCTTTTGCATATGTACCAAAGGAGAAAagaacaaagctggatgataaatttGTTCCCTGCATATTAATCGGATATGGAGATAAAGAGTTcggatacagattgtgggatcctgtAAATAAGAAGGTCATTAGAAGCAGAGATatagtcttccgagaaagtgaagttggaactgctgatgatacgttagagaaggccaagaatggtataattcctaaccttgttactattccttctacttctaacaatcccacaagtgcagaaagtaggaccgacgaggttgccgagcagAGGGAGCAACCTGATGAGGTTATTGAGCAAATGTCGAGCAAGTGGAGCATCCCACTCAGGGAGAAGAGAAACTTCAACCTCTGAGGAGACCagaaaggccaagggtagagtcatgcagctacccttccacagagtatgtcttcatcagtgatgagggggagccagaaagtcttaaggaggtattgtcccatccagaaaagaaccagtggatgaaagtcatgcaagaagagatgaaatctctacagaaaaatggcatgtacaagctggttgaacttccaaagggtaaaagacccCTCAAATGTAAGTGGAtttttaaactcaagaaagatggaaatggcaagtTGGTCATATataaagctcgattggtggttaaaggcttcaaacagaagaaaggtattgattttgacgaaaGTTTCTTACCTATTCGAACAATtttgagcttagcagctagcctagatcttgaagtggagtagttggatgtgaaaactatatttcttcatggagatttggaagaaGAGATTTATATGGAGtagccagaaggatttgaagtagctggaaAGAAACACACGGTATGCAAATTGAATAAAAGTCTATATGGATTAAAgcaggcaccaaggcagtggtacatgaagtttgactcattcatgaaaagtcaaacataCATAAAGACCTATTCTAATCCATGTGTATAATTCAAAAGATTTTATgagaataactttattatattattgttgtatgtggatgacatgttgatTGTAGGATAAGACGAGGAGCTGATTGCAAAGTTGAAGAGAGATTCATCCAAGTCATTTGATTTGAAGGACTTGGCCCAACACAACAAATTCTAGGGATGAAGATAGTTTGAAagcgaacaagcagaaagttgtggctATCTCAGGAAAAGTACATTGAACGTatactggaacgcttcaacatgaaaAGTGCTAAGCtagtcagcacacctcttgctgGTCATCTAAAGTTtagcaagaagatgtgtcctacaacagtAGAGAAAaaagggaacatggctagagttccttatttTTCAAtagtcggaagcttgatgtatgcaatagTATGAACCAGACCagatattgctcatgcagttggtgttgttagcagattccttgaaaatcctgaaaaagaacattgggaagcagtcaagtggatatTGAGATACCCGAGAGGTACCACAGAAGATTGCTTATATTTTGGAGGATCggatccaatcttgaagggctacacgaatgctgatatggcaggtgaTCTTGATAATCGTAAATCTACTACTACATATATGTTCacattttcagggggagctatatcatagcagtcgaagttgcagaagtgtgtcgc
This region of Nicotiana tomentosiformis chromosome 4, ASM39032v3, whole genome shotgun sequence genomic DNA includes:
- the LOC104100829 gene encoding uncharacterized protein translates to MEDVKEHLDRSMTTIRNEVIISQVIITEENLKLQYESRIEKKGRDLLEVENEPKKQKTKGIIKEKGSADVSLDNLKDSEEDKHIIDGVKKRLDLVSWMKPFIHHFPRLAYLQIPFRHYCSKLCIDFSVKSPFNWFVNYVDTTLDSLQSNIAPGRGMLKSSLT